A single window of Hippocampus zosterae strain Florida chromosome 15, ASM2543408v3, whole genome shotgun sequence DNA harbors:
- the LOC127587658 gene encoding LOW QUALITY PROTEIN: Golgi reassembly-stacking protein 2-like (The sequence of the model RefSeq protein was modified relative to this genomic sequence to represent the inferred CDS: inserted 1 base in 1 codon; deleted 2 bases in 1 codon) has translation MGGSQSVEIPGGGSEGYHVLRVQENSPGHRAGLEPFFDFIVSINNTRLNKDNDTLKDLLKASVEKPVKMLVYSSKTLELRESTVTPSNLWGGQGLLGVSIRFCSFEGANENVWHVLEVEPNSPAALAGLRPHTDYIIGADTVMNEVRDRDRISRRVALARCRDGSSDRDDRVFFPXQSEDLFSLIESHEGKGLKLYVYNTDTDNCREVVITPNGAWGGEGSLGCGIGYGYLHRIPTRPFEEGKKICFPGNASGEPGSPLKDGFTEVQLSAVTPPPTAPTLPSGLEDSLSGLSISTAPPTMPSELQTGLPTIPLLPSSNPSLSPLTPLTPLNPATASFNPATTLPGLMPLPGGLPPLPNLPNLNLSLPDLGAISLAGTSTLMPGGSTVTPLNIPGLAPLPPLPAMLPSQLTPLLPQGVAPILPTSTAPPASVGDITNATELQPSAETTLTSS, from the exons ATGGGAGGATCGCAGAGTGTGGAGATACCGGGAGGTGGCTCCGAGGGCTACCACGTCCTCCGG GTTCAGGAGAACTCCCCAGGTCACCGAGCAGGACTGGAACCTTTTTTTGACTTCATTGTCTCCATCAATAACACCAGACTG AACAAGGACAACGACACCTTGAAGGACCTTCTGAAAGCCAGCGTGGAGAAACCAGTCAAGATGTTGGTCTACTCTTCAAAGACCCTGGAGCTGCGCGAGTCCACCGTCACACCCAGCAACCTGTGGGGGGGTCAGGGCTTACTCGGCGTCTCCATTCGCTTCTGCAGCTTTGAAGGAGCCAACGAGAACGTTTGGCATGTTCTT GAAGTGGAGCCAAATTCGCCCGCGGCCCTCGCCGGTTTGAGACCACACACCGACTACATCATTGGAGCTGACACTGTCATGAACGAGGTGCGCGATCGCGACAGGATTTCCAGACGTGTCGCTCTCGCACGC TGTCGTGATGGGTCCTCCGATCGTGACGACCGCGTCTTTTTCC TGCAGTCCGAGGACTTGTTCTCCTTGATCGAGAGCCACGAGGGGAAGGGCCTGAAGCTCTACGTGTacaacacagacacagacaactGCAGGGAGGTGGTCATCACACCCAACGGCGCCTGGGGAGGAGAGGGAAG CCTCGGATGCGGGATTGGCTACGGATACCTGCATCGGATTCCCACGCGACCTTTTGAGGAAGGGAAGAAGATCTGCTTCCCGGGGAATGCTTCTGGGGAGCCGGGCAGTCCGTTAAAGGACGGATTCACTGAG GTCCAGTTGTCGGCCGTGACCCCGCCTCCTACCGCCCCCACACTTCCCTCTGGCCTTGAAGACTCGCTGTCGGGCCTTTCAATCAGTACAGCCCCTCCCACCATGCCGAGCGAACTGCAGACGG GTTTGCCCACAATCCCTCTGCTCCCCTCCTCCAATCCGTCCCTCAGTCCCCTCACTCCCCTCACTCCTCTCAATCCTGCCACGGCCAGCTTCAACCCCGCCACCACGTTACCAG GCTTGATGCCCCTTCCGGGTGGCTTACCCCCGCTGCCCAACCTTCCCAATCTCAACTTGTCGCTCCCGGACCTCGGCGCCATCTCACTAGCGGGCACCAGTACCTTAATGCCAGGCGGAAGCACAG TCACCCCGCTGAATATACCTGGCCTGGCACCTCTGCCCCCTTTGCCCGCCATGCtgccatcccagctgactcctCTCCTGCCACAGGGCGTTGCCCCCATTCTGCCCACTTCCACCGCCCCTCCGGCCTCTGTCGGCGACATCACAAACGCCACGGAACTGCAGCCTTCTGCGGAGACGACGCTTACCTCCTCGTAA